The sequence below is a genomic window from Cryobacterium arcticum.
CAGGGCGTGCTCGCGGAAGACCGGCGAGCTGGGGCACCAGGCCTGGCGGCCGCCGGAGTAGCGGGTGGTGCCGTCTTCGGTCTCGGGCAGGATCTCGGGGTGCAGCGTGGTCAGCCACGGCGGCGGCGACGAGGTGCCGGTGCCGAGGTTCACCCGGATGCCGTGCGCGTGCAGCAGGTCGACGATGGTGTCGAGCAGGGTGAAGTCGTACACGCCGGGCGCGGGCTCGAGGTTGGACCAGCCGAAGATGTTGATCGCCACCAGGTCGACGCCGGCCTGCTGCATAAGCAGCACGTCCTCGGCCCAGACCTCCGGACCCCACTGCTCGGGGTTGTAGTCGCAGCCGTAGGCGATGCCGTTCTGCACGAACGGGGTCGTCCGGGTGACCTGGGGCGTCACGACCGGGGTGGCTACTGGGGTGTTCATGTGCTCCTGCTTGGACGGGGTGTGCGGTGCCGGCCCGGCGGCCGGCCCTGACGGGCCATCCTCGGTCTGACGTTCTGTGAACGTGCACAGGTCGGGGAGCAAATGACTCCTCGTTGAGTGTCTGTGAACGTACACAGAGTAAGTACAGCGCGGCATCGATGTCAAGCCGGACGCCCGGTACAGTTATCGAATGGTGACAATTCCGGGCCGGCGCAAGCGCGCGACGATCCACGATGTCGCCGCGGAGGCGGGGGTCTCCCGCGGCACCGTGAGCCGGGTCGTGAACAACGAACCCTACGTGTCGGCCGAGGCGCGCATCGCGATCGAGGCGGCCATCGAGAAGGTCGGCTACGTGCCGAATACCGCCGCCCGCAACCTCGTCATGCAGCGTTCACAGGCCGTGGGCCTGATCGTGCACGAGCCGCATTCCCTGTTCCTCGAAGACCCCAACATCGGCGAGATCCTGCTCGGCGCCAACAGCGCGCTCTCCCGGGCGGACTACCAGATGGTCAGCCTGGTGATCGAGTCCGACCGCGACACCGAACGGGTGGCGCGCTACCTCAGCGGCGGCTTCGTCGACGGTGTCGTCGTGGTCTCCGCGCGAGAACAAGACCCGATCACACGCGTTATCGAACGCCTGGACCTGCCCGCGGCCTTCGTCGGGCATCCGCAGGACCTGCGCGACCTGCCGTACGTGGGAATCAACAACCGGGCCGCCGCCCGGGCCATCACCGAGCGCCTGATCGGCACCGGCCGCAGCCGCATCGGCATGATCGCCGCCGCCCTCGACCGTGACTCCGGCTCCGACCGACTGGCCGGGTTCACGGATGCGCTGGGCGACCGGTTCGACCCCGACCTGGTGGCCCCGGTGCCGCTGTACACCTACACCGACGGCCGCGACGGCATGCGTGCCCTGCTGGCCAAGGACCCGCTGATCGACGGGGTGTTCGCGGCCTCGGACGTCATCGCCGCCGGTGCCCTCAACGCCCTGCGCGAGGCCGGCCGCAGCGTGCCGGGCGACGTGGGCATCGTGGGCTTCGACGACAGCGCCTGGGCGCTGCGCTGCCAGCCCCTGCTCTCTACGGTGCGTCAGCCCGCCAACGGCCTCGGCCAGCGTGCGGCCGAATCGGTGCTCAGCCAGCTCCGCGGCGAGGCCCCCGAGCTCGGCGGCATCCTGCTCGACACCGAGATCGTCTGGCGCGACTCCGCCTGACCGCGCAGGTGGCAGGGCCCGGGCTCAAACATCGGTCGAGCCCGGTCGAGCCCGTCGGCGCCCGATCGTCGGTCGAGCCTGTCGAGACCCCGCGAGCCGACTCGTCGACGCACGTCACCAGGTTTCGACAAGCTCAACCAACGCACTGGCCGCATCCCACACGACCGCCGCCAGCCACACCCGGTAACGCCACCACACGCCGGTCGAGCCCGTCGAGACCCCGCGAGCCGACTCGTCGACGCACGTCACCAGGTTTCGACAAGCTCAACCAACGCACTGGCCGCATCCCACACGACCGCCGCCAGCCACACCCGGTAACGCCACCACACGCCGGTCGAGCCCGTCGAGACCCCGCGAGCCGACTCGTCGACGCACGTCACCAGGTTTCGACAGGCTCAACCAACGTGCTGGGTGCGACTCGCAGGAGGCTGCACCTTAGGTCCCGTCGAGGTGCGACTCGATCCGCTTCAGAACGCTACTCTGCAGCTCGAGCGAGCCCTGCCAGTCCCCCTGACGCGTCAGCCCATGCCCAGCCCCGGGCACCGACAGTAGTTGCGCTTCCGTACCGGCGACGTTGTCCGGCCGCCAGAACGCATCCAGCTCACCGCCGATCGCCAGGTCGGCGGTCGTGGCTTCTCGCACGGCCAGGCACACAGGCTCTTCGCTCAACAGTGGCGTCAGCCACACGCCGGCGATTCCCGCGCGTCGGGCCCACGGCAGCGCGTAGGTGCCGAAGGACTTCGCCACGATCAGCCGGCGCGAGCTCGGAGGGCAGGAGTCGAACGCGTCAGCCACCGCCCGCTCGACGAACGGCAACGGATGCGCGCGCGCCTCGTCGTCCACCGTCCACTCCACGGCCTGCACGTGCCAGCCTCGCTCCGCGAGGATGGTGGCGCACCAGTAGAGAAGAGGCGCCTGAACCGAGTAGTTCACCCCGGGCAGCAGCACCGCGACCGGCGCATCCGCCGAATCGGCCCGGGCCCACACGTAAGAGGTCATGGCTCGACGCTACAACCCTCACTGCGTCCCGGCACGACTGTTCCCGCAACGGACAAGTGCACCCGGCGCACGAGGCACGCGGGGTTGTCGGGGCAGGCGCGGACGCGCAGAATGGTGCCGTGAGTCGCAAGCGGGTGATCGTGAACGGGATGGTGCAGGGCGTGGGCTTCCGGTACTACACCGAGGCGCAGGCCAGTTCGCTCGGCCTGGGCGGGTACGTGCGCAACCGGTCCGACGGAGCCGTGGAGACCGAGATCGAGGGCGACGACGAAGCCGTCGAGCGGATGCTGACCTGGCTGCACCAGGGACCGCGCTCGGCGAGCGTGGAATCGGTGCAGGTGACCGACCTGACCGAGCACGGCGAGGCGAGCTTCAGCATCCGCATCTGACCGGCGGCCCGGGACGTCTGAACGGCGCGTGGAGCGCGACTGAACGACGGGTAGACCGCGACTGTCGGGCCGGTGGCCGCGGGCGACCGACTCTCTGGCGTAGCGTGGGAGCATGGGCGCGCAGGCATCCGGTCCCGGCCGGACGGGACCAACGGTGCGCCACTCCCCCGACACCCGGGCGGAACCGACGGCGCGCAAGCCG
It includes:
- a CDS encoding LacI family DNA-binding transcriptional regulator encodes the protein MVTIPGRRKRATIHDVAAEAGVSRGTVSRVVNNEPYVSAEARIAIEAAIEKVGYVPNTAARNLVMQRSQAVGLIVHEPHSLFLEDPNIGEILLGANSALSRADYQMVSLVIESDRDTERVARYLSGGFVDGVVVVSAREQDPITRVIERLDLPAAFVGHPQDLRDLPYVGINNRAAARAITERLIGTGRSRIGMIAAALDRDSGSDRLAGFTDALGDRFDPDLVAPVPLYTYTDGRDGMRALLAKDPLIDGVFAASDVIAAGALNALREAGRSVPGDVGIVGFDDSAWALRCQPLLSTVRQPANGLGQRAAESVLSQLRGEAPELGGILLDTEIVWRDSA
- a CDS encoding alpha/beta hydrolase; protein product: MTSYVWARADSADAPVAVLLPGVNYSVQAPLLYWCATILAERGWHVQAVEWTVDDEARAHPLPFVERAVADAFDSCPPSSRRLIVAKSFGTYALPWARRAGIAGVWLTPLLSEEPVCLAVREATTADLAIGGELDAFWRPDNVAGTEAQLLSVPGAGHGLTRQGDWQGSLELQSSVLKRIESHLDGT
- a CDS encoding acylphosphatase — its product is MSRKRVIVNGMVQGVGFRYYTEAQASSLGLGGYVRNRSDGAVETEIEGDDEAVERMLTWLHQGPRSASVESVQVTDLTEHGEASFSIRI